The Pagrus major chromosome 10, Pma_NU_1.0 genome contains a region encoding:
- the LOC141003918 gene encoding fibrinogen alpha chain-like: MQRLGLLFCFIIGVASQMSVDPRGARPVEQGTRSEKCASQREWPFCTTDEWGPKCPSGCRIEGLMNKYDHSLLKRIEKIRSLLDQNTAKQRSADLATKQTYDYLKDKLTTDAGHNTNYYDLAQNLRQRITDMKIKIDRQLRILAALKDRVKDQVVEMQRLEVDIDIKLRSCKGSCQGYSEFQVDHESYVELDKQVNQLDSQSAQSRAESVKTLYVMKSRPLQDQIVDSIYKSKDTTGSVAAQRREDVFNDVPMVQLVLGEEGSSSSPATISKVHGTSYSSPTFSSSSSSSSSSFSSPSITEHGGSSDSFGTGGGLPGHSSSGTTHMSTQTVSCTKSTRRTVVHTKDGPVERVEEVYEGGPECQALADSTKGGMSSFFPTLSHSGGAKGSILGDAKTGFGDPFAVDGIDLGGFMTDNAEDDVPDFHARSVKTRRVERQADYIGKDCVEAYQNHLKGETNGLFNIRPGGTGSTQVVEVYCQQEGLMGGWLLVQQRETGALSFNRTWAEYRTGFGSVDAKGKGELWLGNQNLHLLTNQGETMLKVELEDWEGGVASAEYIIRVGSEEEGYPLHVSGYTGDAGDALVMPKSDMASYLSHNGMKFSTFDKDNDKWEENCAEMYGGGWWYNNCQSANLNGMYYKGTYDPEKNSPYEIENGVVWVTYKTANYSLKTVRMFIRSAAF, translated from the exons atgCAGCGACTCGGTCTACTCTTCTGTTTTATCATCGGTGTGGCTTCACAAATG TCTGTCGACCCGAGAGGAGCTCGTCCAGTGGAGCAGGGCACCAGAAGTGAGAAATGTGCCTCTCAGAGGGAGTGGCCTTTCTGCACAACTGACGAATGG GGCCCTAAATGCCCGTCGGGCTGCAGGATCGAGGGTCTGATGAACAAATACGACCACAGTCTGCTGAAGAGGATCGAGAAGATCCGCAGCCTCCTGGATCAGAACACGGCCAAGCAGCGCTCCGCCGACCTGGCTACCAAACAGACCTACGACTACCTGAAAGACAAACTCACCACCGATGCTG GTCACAACACCAACTACTACGACTTGGCCCAGAATCTGCGCCAGAGGATCACAGACATGAAGATCAAGATCGACCGCCAGCTGAGGATCCTGGCCGCCCTGAAGGATCGAGTCAAAGACCAGGTGGTGGAGATGCAGAGGCTGGAG GTTGATATCGATATTAAGCTCCGTTCCTGCAAAGGATCCTGCCAAGGCTACTCCGAGTTCCAGGTGGACCACGAGAGCTACGTGGAACTGGACAAACAG GTTAACCAGCTGGACTCCCAGTCggctcagagcagagcagagtcCGTGAAGACGCTGTACGTGATGAAGAGCCGGCCGCTGCAGGACCAGATCGTGGACAGCATCTACAAGTCCAAGGACACAACCGGATCTGTGGCAGCACAGCGGAGAGAAGACGTGTTCAATGAC GTGCCTATGGTCCAGTTGGTCCTTGGGGAGGAAGGCTCCAGTTCATCCCCGGCAACCATCTCCAAGGTCCATGGTACTTCCTACTCTTCACCTACATTCTCAtcatcctcctcgtcctcctcctcttccttctcctccccctccatcaCTGAGCACGGAGGCAGCAGCGATTCGTTCGGTACAGGTGGAGGGCTTCCAGGCCACAGCAGCTCCGGTACGACCCACATGTCAACACAAACCGTCAGCTGCACCAAGAGCACCAGGAGGACCGTCGTCCACACCAAGGACGGGCCAgtggagagagtggaggaggtGTATGAGGGAGGCCCCGAGTGTCAGGCTCTGGCAGACAGTACCAAGGGAGGGATGAGCTCCTTCTTCCCAACCCTCAGCCACAGCGGTGGTGCCAAGGGAAGCATCTTAGGAGATGCCAAAACTGGGTTTGGGGACCCTTTTGCCGTTGATGGGATTGACCTCGGCGGGTTTATGACGGACAATGCAGAAGATGACGTTCCAGATTTCCACGCCCGGAGTGTGAAGACCAGGCGTGTCGAGCGGCAGGCAGATTATATAGGAAAAG ATTGTGTCGAAGCCTACCAGAACCATCTGAAAGGGGAAACAAACGGCCTGTTTAACATCAGACCTGGCGGCACCGGCTCCACACAGGTAGTGGAGGTTTACTGCCAGCAGGAGGGGCTTATGGGTGGGTGGTTGTTAGTCCAGCAAAGAGAGACCGGGGCGCTTAGCTTTAACCGCACCTGGGCCGAATATCGCACCGGGTTCGGCTCAGTCGACGCAAAGGGCAAGGGGGAGCTCTGGTTGGGCAACCAGAACCTCCACCTGTTGACCAATCAGGGTGAGACCATGCTaaaggtggagctggaggatTGGGAAGGGGGCGTAGCTAGTGCTGAGTACATAATCCGGGTTggctcagaggaggaggggtaCCCGCTGCATGTGTCCGGGTACACCGGGGATGCCGGGGACGCTCTGGTGATGCCTAAGTCTGATATGGCATCTTACCTGTCGCACAACGGGATGAAATTCAGCACTTTTGACAAAGACAATGACAAGTGGGAGGAGAATTGTGCAGAGATGTACGGGGGTGGGTGGTGGTACAACAACTGCCAgtcagctaacttgaatgggatGTATTATAAAGGCACGTACGACCCGGAGAAAAACTCACCATATGAGATTGAAAACGGAGTTGTTTGGGTGACGTATAAAACAGCTAATTACAGCCTGAAAACTGTCAGGATGTTTATCCGATCTGCCGCTTTTTAA
- the fgb gene encoding fibrinogen beta chain produces MRTLLLLYLCAYAARASDVLEYDDYDDTNSSPAGNGTGTIDVRGHRPSVRGGDVYSNNRYSPPPIGGRGRYRGRPTPAPVGRPQEQEKQEQPESGGCTHASEEMGVLCPNGCELKTALLKQERNVKTSINDLKPKVDELSRSTNNVFNYVNSISTSLRERQRLFDDNGRAVSQYTDRVEEQHVFIKETVDTVFPSNIRVLQGVLDKVRQKIQRLEKAIQAQREECKEPCKTKCPIPVVSGKECEEIYRRGGRDSQMYMVQPDTFYPPYKVFCDQTSQNGGWLLIQSRLDGSVDFGRRWDEYRRGFGNVAFDAGKGHCETPGEYWLGNDRISQLTKMGPTEVLIEMQDWTGAKVHAQYSQFTIQSETSNYVLAVADYSGTAGNCFLDGSLELYGENRTMTIHNGMMFSTYDRDNDNWTPGDPSKQCSKEDGGGWWYNRCHSANPNGRYYMSGAYTKQMAKHGTDDGVVWMNWKGSWYSLKAISMKIRPYFPPSK; encoded by the exons ATGAGGACGCTGCTGTTGCTGTATCTGTGTGCGTACGCCGCCCGGGCGAGTGATGTTCTGGAATATGATGACTATGAT GACACCAACAGTTCACCTGCAGGCAACGGGACG GGGACCATAGATGTTCGAGGTCACCGTCCATCAGTGAGAGGCGGAGACGTCTACAGTAACAACCGCTATTCCCCGCCTCCAATCGGTGGCCGCGGCag GTATCGCGGCCGCCCCACCCCCGCTCCCGTCGGACGACCACAGgagcaggagaagcaggagCAGCCGGAGTCCGGAGGATGCACGCACGCCTCAGAGGAGATG GGTGTTCTGTGTCCTAACGGCTGCGAGCTGAAGACTGCCCTGCTGAAGCAAGAGAGGAACGTCAAGACG AGCATCAATGACCTGAAGCCGAAGGTGGATGAACTGTCCAGATCCACAAACAACGTCTTCAACTACGTCAACAGCATCTCCACCTCCctgagggagaggcagaggctCTTCGACG acaACGGCAGGGCGGTCAGTCAGTACACCGATCGGGTGGAGGAGCAGCACGTCTTCATCAAGGAGACAGTCGACACCGTTTTCCCCTCCAACATCAGAGTGCTGCAG GGCGTCCTGGACAAGGTCAGGCAGAAGATCCAGAGGCTGGAGAAGGCCATCCAGGCCCAGAGGGAGGAGTGCAAGGAACCCTGCAAGACCAAATGTCCCATACCAGTCGTGTCTG GTAAGGAGTGTGAGGAGATCTACCGTCGTGGAGGAAGAGACTCCCAGATGTACATGGTCCAGCCCGACACCTTTTACCCTCCATACAAGGTCTTCTGTGATCAGACCAGCCAGAACGGAG GATGGCTTCTCATCCAGAGCAGGCTTGACGGCAGCGTCGACTTCGGCCGACGCTGGGACGAATACCGACGCGGTTTTGGCAACGTCGCCTTCGATGCCGGCAAGGGTCACTGCGAGACTCCAG GTGAATACTGGCTGGGTAATGACCGCATTAGTCAGCTGACCAAGATGGGCCCCACTGAGGTTCTCATTGAGATGCAGGACTGGACCGGAGCCAAG GTCCACGCCCAGTACAGTCAGTTCACCATCCAATCAGAGACGTCCAACTACGTGCTAGCCGTGGCCGATTATTCCGGTACTGCTGGTAACTGTTTCCTGGACGGATCTTTGGAGCTCTACGGTGAAAACCGCACCATGACGATTCACAACGGCATGATGTTCAGCACCTACGACAGAGACAACGACAACTG GACCCCTGGCGATCCATCCAAACAGTGCTCCAAGGAGGACGGAGGTGGCTGGTGGTACAATCGCTGCCACTCGGCCAATCCCAACGGTCGATACTACATGAGCGGAGCCTACACCAAACAGATGGCCAAGCACGGCACTGACGACGGCGTGGTGTGGATGAACTGGAAGGGCAGCTGGTATTCTCTCAAGGCCATCAGCATGAAGATCCGGCCTTACTTCCCCCCCAGCAAATAA
- the LOC141003921 gene encoding fibrinogen alpha chain, whose protein sequence is MKQTSKVGDEIIKNNLNFRAVTEYKHRCRSHFIFATWCLNCTSAEAEPTHSPACVCLSAVCVRLKQQHQDGKQPRRKTYKKQQCRGKKDVPLCSDDDWVSKCPSGCRLQGLISKMESEVERKLAKVCETAKTYEDVTEKSMKAMTHIYSYNRRVIVNRYTSELKFVEQAEGLAKNLTSLQKRSFRLSQELDELRRNAQKQLEDLYRTEVDIDMKLRACSGSCRSALPFSVDHQSHQAFRTDMDQMDKTLNQRMKAATPLGDIPHIKLQPVDSDLPPSSEYKTIPTVRRELLTQFEDIEQNEVVLEELLAEAADVEALDPVELE, encoded by the exons atgaaacaaacatcaaaagTAGGAGatgaaatcattaaaaacaatctGAACTTCAGAGCAGTGACAGAATACAAACACCGCTGCAGGTCACATTTTATCTTTGCAACATGGTGTTTGAACTGTACCTCAGCTGAAGCTGAACCGACCCACAGtcctgcttgtgtttgtctgtctgcagtgtgtgtgaggctgaagcagcagcatcaaGATGGCAAACAGCCTCGCAGGAAAACGTACAAAAAGCAACAATGCCGAGGGAAAAAAGACGTCCCTCTGTGTTCAGATGATGACTGG GTCTCTAAATGCCCGTCTGGCTGCAGACTCCAGGGTTTGATCTCAAAGATGGAAAGCGAGGTGGAGAGAAAGCTGGCGAAGGTGTGTGAGACAGCAAAGACGTATGAAGACGTGACTGAGAAGTCCATGAAGGCGATGACGCACATCTACAGCTACAACCGACGAGTCATAGTCAACAGATACA CTTCAGAGCTGAAGTTCGTAGAACAAGCGGAAGGATTGGCCAAGAATCTCACGTCACTACAGAAACGGTCGTTCAGGCTGTCGCAGGAACTCGACGAGCTGCGCCGCAACGCCCAGAAACAACTGGAGGACTTGTATCGCACTGAG GTGGACATTGACATGAAGCTGCGAGCCTGCTCCGGGTCCTGCCGGTCGGCGTTACCGTTCAGCGTTGATCATCAGAGCCATCAAGCGTTCCGAACTGACATGGACCAGATGGACAAGACTCTCAACCAGAGGATGAAGGCAGCTACGCCTCTTGGAGACATCCCACATATCAAGCTGCAGCCTGTAGACTCAGACCTGCCACCGTCCTCCGAGTATAAAACCATCCCGACGGTCCGGAGAGAACTGTTGACCCAGTTTGAGGACATTGAGCAGAATGAGGTGGTTCTGGAAGAGCTGCTGGCCGAGGCTGCAGATGTGGAGGCTCTTGATCCTGTGGAGCTGGAATGA